From the Elusimicrobiaceae bacterium genome, one window contains:
- a CDS encoding HEAT repeat domain-containing protein, translated as MKYKAILLLLVSGLLCQNANAMCTKSKDYPDLTLDMIIEDIRIGNMQQRGKAITVLSEVCPRDAIKPLLVILGDSDPDASAAAALALGKMDEHSAIVPLADALLVKDIRSAAAATALGMLKANKAVPRLTKVLFKGKYQESRVNSAWALGEINDERADKFLLIAAKKDAALPVQAEALRACGKRKYKNAMPTILDRLGSKKEELRLAAVQALGLMKHLESRELLENVMLDDRAPQVRAEAASVVGELLFKESMPALQSAMKDKNPQVSEAATLAYNRINDALQHKLKEESKKKKR; from the coding sequence ATGAAATACAAGGCGATCCTTTTATTGCTGGTTTCGGGCCTGCTATGCCAGAACGCAAACGCCATGTGCACCAAATCCAAGGACTATCCCGACCTGACGCTTGACATGATAATCGAGGATATCCGCATAGGCAACATGCAACAGCGCGGAAAAGCGATAACAGTACTGAGCGAAGTGTGTCCCCGTGATGCGATCAAGCCGCTGCTGGTAATTTTGGGAGACTCCGATCCCGACGCGTCGGCCGCCGCCGCGCTCGCGCTGGGCAAAATGGACGAGCACAGCGCTATTGTGCCGCTGGCGGACGCATTGCTTGTAAAGGATATCCGTTCCGCCGCCGCGGCCACCGCGCTGGGAATGCTTAAAGCCAACAAGGCGGTACCGCGATTGACAAAAGTCCTTTTTAAAGGCAAATATCAGGAAAGCCGGGTCAATTCAGCGTGGGCGCTTGGCGAGATCAACGACGAACGGGCCGACAAATTTCTGCTGATCGCCGCGAAAAAAGATGCCGCTCTGCCTGTTCAGGCCGAAGCGCTGCGCGCCTGCGGCAAGCGCAAATACAAGAACGCCATGCCCACGATTTTAGACCGGCTGGGCTCCAAAAAAGAAGAGCTGCGGCTGGCGGCGGTGCAGGCGCTGGGTCTTATGAAGCACCTCGAATCGCGCGAGTTGCTGGAGAATGTCATGCTGGATGACCGCGCTCCGCAGGTGCGCGCTGAAGCGGCCTCCGTTGTGGGAGAGCTGCTGTTCAAGGAATCCATGCCGGCGCTCCAGAGCGCGATGAAAGACAAAAACCCGCAGGTGAGCGAAGCCGCCACTCTGGCGTACAACCGGATAAACGACGCGCTCCAGCATAAACTGAAAGAAGAGAGCAAAAAGAAAAAACGGTAG
- a CDS encoding D-Ala-D-Ala carboxypeptidase family metallohydrolase, translated as MTEDFLLSPHFSFSELAASAGQPRLAAKNRLEAAAFADRLREVCEKLLEPVRERFGPVAVTSGYRCLALNTAVAGAKNSQHTRGEAADFTVPGVLPDEVFDWARASLPCFGQLIREPGWIHISLGQPYRPAHKCREALIFDGKNYRTIS; from the coding sequence ATGACAGAAGACTTTCTGCTGAGTCCGCACTTTTCCTTTTCGGAACTGGCCGCCTCCGCCGGACAACCCCGGCTGGCCGCCAAAAACCGGCTCGAGGCGGCGGCTTTCGCCGACCGCCTCAGGGAAGTCTGTGAAAAACTGCTGGAACCGGTGCGGGAAAGATTCGGTCCGGTCGCGGTAACTTCCGGATACCGGTGCCTCGCGCTCAACACGGCTGTGGCGGGCGCGAAAAACAGCCAGCACACGCGCGGCGAAGCGGCCGATTTCACCGTGCCCGGCGTGCTGCCCGATGAAGTGTTTGACTGGGCGCGCGCCAGCCTGCCATGCTTCGGGCAGCTGATCCGCGAGCCGGGCTGGATACACATTTCACTGGGCCAGCCGTACCGCCCCGCGCACAAATGCCGCGAGGCTTTGATCTTCGACGGAAAAAACTACAGGACAATATCATGA
- a CDS encoding choloylglycine hydrolase family protein: MKIKLLAALCAAAVIAGAPEQADACGVFNVKAADGSVISARSMEFGYDIKSDLALVPRGTKFASPTPSGGKGLAWKTKYGFAGVTTAGDVNYILDGINEAGLAASGLWYDSVQWQEVTKKNDGKALSHLMLINWTLGKFATVQEVRQAVKRVKIFGSYLEMMKSVPPMHVFVTDASGAAIVIEAGNGTVNVFDNPVGVMTNAPDFPWMLSNLRNYTGMSNHMAAPQNFMGMPVAPTGHGSGMFGLPGDLTPPARFVRLAVTLRFADPAPDAKSALNLARHILNSVDIVRGMAVDLGRQGEVVSSETTEWSVLRDLKNRVLYFRTYDNLDLRKVELGRVDFKDGRLRRVALYGQAETITDLTPAN; the protein is encoded by the coding sequence ATGAAAATTAAATTACTCGCGGCACTATGCGCCGCAGCGGTTATTGCAGGCGCGCCCGAACAGGCTGACGCCTGCGGCGTTTTCAACGTAAAAGCGGCGGACGGTTCGGTAATCAGCGCGCGCTCCATGGAGTTCGGGTACGACATCAAATCCGACCTGGCGCTGGTGCCGCGCGGAACAAAGTTCGCAAGCCCCACCCCGTCCGGCGGCAAGGGCCTTGCATGGAAAACGAAGTACGGATTCGCCGGAGTGACTACGGCCGGCGACGTGAATTATATTCTCGACGGCATAAACGAAGCCGGACTGGCTGCAAGCGGGCTGTGGTATGACTCCGTTCAATGGCAGGAAGTGACGAAAAAAAACGACGGCAAGGCGCTTTCGCACCTGATGTTAATCAACTGGACGCTCGGAAAATTCGCCACGGTACAGGAAGTCAGGCAGGCTGTTAAACGGGTAAAGATATTCGGCAGTTATCTGGAAATGATGAAATCGGTTCCGCCAATGCATGTGTTCGTTACCGACGCCAGCGGCGCGGCGATCGTGATCGAAGCGGGCAACGGCACGGTGAACGTTTTTGACAACCCGGTGGGAGTCATGACCAACGCGCCGGATTTCCCGTGGATGCTGTCAAACCTCAGGAATTATACGGGCATGTCAAACCACATGGCCGCGCCGCAGAACTTTATGGGCATGCCCGTCGCCCCGACGGGGCATGGCAGCGGCATGTTCGGCCTGCCCGGCGACCTGACTCCGCCGGCCCGGTTCGTCCGGCTGGCCGTGACGCTGCGGTTCGCCGATCCCGCACCTGACGCAAAAAGCGCGCTTAACCTGGCCCGGCACATTCTGAATTCCGTTGATATCGTGCGCGGCATGGCGGTGGATCTCGGCAGGCAGGGCGAAGTGGTATCGAGCGAAACCACGGAGTGGTCCGTTCTGCGCGATCTGAAAAACAGGGTTCTGTATTTCCGCACTTACGACAATCTGGACCTGCGCAAGGTCGAACTGGGCAGAGTTGATTTTAAAGACGGCCGACTCCGGCGCGTCGCTCTTTAC
- a CDS encoding ATP-dependent DNA helicase produces the protein MKDIFPGGPGLELQVRALLSENGAAGECLAGFEPRSSQIEMSAGVARALESGQRLVVQAGTGVGKSLAYLLPAAIWACDTEKHIVVATYTRALQTQLVEKDLPLVRRILDRSGRNFSYALLMGAENYLCVRRLAGAAAAGAELFDSAGGAKLLDSLKRHAGSACTGLRNAIPFPVPAALWERVRREADLCLKKRCPLRERCLYMKDLHQAMLADVLVVNQHLYFAGLPVPAYHAVIFDEAHNVEDTAAEFLGFSVSWFRVGKLLAELYTPAGGGRGLVTRITNRPDDWRRGFETAVLSAGKAADNFFLSCARNAGLKITAVSAESKSARVTRPDLAEDVLSEPLLRLAEQLGSVMETAATEEEETILAAYKNRLLEVVSSVRAFLKPQGRDSVYWLETRMLRGAPEIELRKTLLDVSRELDERLFSRALPVVLTSATLAVDGSFESLRSALGINSCAELILPSPFDYRANAVLYSASSLPDPGPDSEAFETRSLARIIEIIRVVPGGVFVLFTSWEFLRRAKNFITGRVTGREVFVQGEMLADDLLRSFRRSGNGVLLATETFWQGVDVPGSNLACVIITKLPFASPGSPVEAGRQEYLASKGVNVFSAHTLPRAVIKFHQGFGRLIRKSSDYGAVAVLDPRIITRSYGVKFINSVPECAYTSELAGLADFFEERSSRPPLKAQPGSGPDTFLSTPDDGGEDFRSAEYDGPSVWRDTPFL, from the coding sequence ATGAAAGACATCTTCCCCGGCGGCCCCGGTTTGGAATTACAGGTGCGCGCCCTGCTGTCTGAGAACGGCGCGGCCGGCGAGTGTCTTGCTGGGTTTGAGCCGCGTTCTTCCCAGATTGAAATGAGCGCGGGCGTGGCCCGCGCGCTGGAATCGGGGCAGCGGCTTGTCGTGCAGGCCGGGACCGGGGTCGGCAAATCGCTCGCCTATCTGCTGCCGGCCGCGATTTGGGCGTGCGACACCGAAAAGCACATTGTGGTCGCCACTTACACCCGCGCTCTGCAGACCCAGCTGGTTGAAAAGGACTTGCCGCTTGTGCGGCGTATCCTTGACCGGAGCGGGCGAAATTTTTCCTACGCGCTGCTGATGGGGGCGGAAAATTATCTGTGCGTGCGCCGGCTGGCCGGCGCGGCGGCGGCCGGAGCGGAGCTGTTTGACTCTGCCGGCGGCGCGAAACTGCTTGACAGTTTAAAGCGTCATGCCGGTTCCGCGTGCACGGGGCTGCGCAACGCCATACCTTTTCCGGTGCCGGCGGCGTTGTGGGAGCGGGTGCGGCGCGAGGCGGATCTGTGCCTGAAAAAGCGCTGTCCGCTGCGGGAACGCTGCCTTTATATGAAAGATCTGCATCAGGCCATGCTGGCGGACGTGCTGGTGGTGAACCAGCATCTGTATTTCGCGGGGCTGCCGGTTCCGGCTTATCACGCGGTTATTTTTGACGAGGCGCATAATGTGGAGGACACGGCGGCGGAATTTCTGGGTTTTTCCGTATCGTGGTTCCGGGTCGGGAAACTGCTTGCCGAACTGTATACTCCCGCCGGCGGCGGGCGCGGGCTTGTAACGCGCATAACTAACAGGCCGGACGACTGGCGGCGCGGGTTTGAGACCGCCGTGCTGTCAGCGGGCAAGGCGGCCGACAATTTTTTTCTGTCGTGCGCGCGCAACGCGGGGCTGAAGATCACCGCGGTGTCGGCCGAGAGCAAAAGCGCGCGCGTCACCCGGCCGGATCTGGCGGAAGACGTTTTAAGCGAGCCGCTCCTGCGGCTGGCGGAACAGCTCGGTTCCGTGATGGAAACGGCCGCCACCGAAGAGGAGGAAACCATCCTTGCCGCTTACAAGAACCGCCTGCTGGAGGTGGTTTCGTCGGTTCGCGCGTTTTTAAAGCCGCAGGGGCGCGACAGCGTGTACTGGCTGGAAACCCGCATGCTGCGCGGCGCGCCGGAAATCGAGCTGCGCAAAACCCTGCTTGACGTTTCGCGCGAACTGGACGAACGGCTGTTTTCGCGCGCTTTGCCGGTTGTGCTAACCTCGGCCACGCTTGCGGTGGACGGGAGTTTCGAGTCTTTGCGGTCCGCGCTGGGCATAAATTCCTGCGCGGAGCTTATACTGCCGTCGCCGTTTGATTACCGCGCCAATGCGGTGCTTTATTCCGCTTCTTCGCTGCCTGATCCCGGGCCGGACTCCGAGGCATTTGAAACCCGGTCGCTGGCCCGGATAATTGAGATAATCCGCGTGGTGCCGGGCGGTGTGTTTGTCCTGTTCACCAGCTGGGAATTTCTGCGGCGCGCAAAAAATTTCATTACCGGCCGTGTGACGGGCCGGGAGGTTTTTGTGCAGGGCGAAATGCTGGCTGACGATCTGCTGCGTTCATTCAGGCGTTCCGGCAACGGTGTCCTGCTCGCCACGGAAACTTTCTGGCAGGGTGTGGATGTGCCGGGCAGCAATCTGGCCTGCGTGATAATAACGAAACTGCCGTTCGCGTCGCCCGGTTCGCCGGTGGAAGCGGGCCGGCAGGAGTATCTGGCGTCGAAAGGGGTTAACGTGTTTTCGGCGCATACGCTGCCGCGCGCGGTGATAAAATTTCATCAGGGGTTCGGACGCCTGATCAGGAAATCGTCGGATTACGGCGCGGTCGCCGTGCTTGATCCCAGAATAATAACCCGTTCCTACGGCGTGAAGTTCATCAATTCCGTGCCGGAATGCGCTTACACGTCCGAACTGGCGGGTCTGGCTGATTTTTTTGAGGAACGCTCTTCACGCCCGCCCTTGAAAGCGCAGCCGGGTTCAGGGCCCGACACGTTTCTTTCCACTCCGGACGACGGAGGCGAAGATTTCCGTTCGGCTGAGTATGACGGGCCCTCTGTCTGGCGCGACACACCGTTTCTCTGA